The Sporocytophaga myxococcoides genome includes a window with the following:
- a CDS encoding sensor histidine kinase, with translation MKLVISKRLIFFLIPVLALLSSILFALVQVQKLQGTLKWVKHTSNLIIRLESMTLNISESESLLFGFIMTKDDTFLKRYNETVESVNKDIENIEKSLSVNPVQIDNFKEIKKLVRKKLILQNEAIRFIKTEALTIEQTMLRFNLGRTYLEKIKKIKQVMEAEESTILDHKQNASNEDIKKTIYGVLFSFIASCIVGFYLFIFIIKDIANEKKIKDNLIEINENKNKFFSIISHDLKGPVSNILKLSELAVETKDQEELRKINEMIELSSRKVHVLLSDLLNWASIQMNSIKISPKSIRLNELVEENINVLSDMANNKNIKLLNETELSTIVWADYEMLSTVIRNLISNGIKFTDLNGYVKVTSKYQNGNIEIYVSDNGVGMPPEVKNKLFKKDITYSKAGTANEKGSGMGLKISKDFVEKNGGTISVESEEGRGTSFKIVFSNRN, from the coding sequence ATGAAATTGGTAATCTCTAAACGACTAATATTTTTTTTAATACCTGTTCTTGCCCTACTATCTTCTATTTTATTTGCATTGGTTCAGGTTCAGAAATTACAAGGTACTTTAAAATGGGTAAAACACACCAGCAATTTAATTATCAGACTAGAATCAATGACTCTGAATATTTCCGAATCTGAATCCCTTTTATTTGGGTTTATAATGACCAAAGACGATACCTTCTTAAAAAGATATAACGAAACGGTAGAATCAGTAAACAAAGACATTGAAAACATTGAAAAATCGCTATCAGTTAATCCCGTCCAAATCGATAATTTTAAAGAGATCAAAAAACTGGTAAGGAAAAAACTAATTCTCCAGAATGAAGCTATACGTTTTATCAAAACTGAAGCTTTAACAATCGAACAGACAATGTTAAGATTTAACCTAGGGAGAACTTATCTTGAAAAAATAAAAAAAATCAAACAGGTGATGGAGGCGGAAGAATCTACAATTTTGGATCATAAACAAAATGCCTCCAATGAGGATATCAAGAAAACTATTTATGGAGTTTTATTCAGTTTTATTGCTAGCTGCATTGTTGGCTTTTATTTATTTATATTCATTATAAAAGATATTGCAAATGAGAAAAAAATAAAAGACAACTTAATCGAAATAAACGAAAACAAGAATAAATTTTTCTCCATAATCAGTCACGACCTCAAAGGACCTGTGAGCAACATTTTAAAACTGTCAGAACTTGCAGTAGAAACCAAAGACCAGGAAGAATTAAGGAAAATTAATGAAATGATCGAATTGTCAAGCAGGAAGGTACATGTACTACTAAGCGATTTACTGAACTGGGCAAGCATTCAAATGAATTCGATCAAAATATCACCAAAAAGTATTAGGCTGAATGAATTAGTTGAAGAGAACATTAATGTTTTAAGCGATATGGCAAATAATAAAAACATTAAACTTCTAAATGAAACAGAGCTCTCTACTATCGTTTGGGCAGATTATGAAATGTTAAGCACTGTTATCCGTAACTTAATTTCAAACGGAATAAAATTTACCGATTTAAACGGCTATGTTAAGGTAACTTCCAAATATCAAAATGGGAACATCGAGATTTACGTCTCTGACAATGGAGTTGGAATGCCACCTGAAGTAAAAAACAAATTATTTAAAAAGGATATCACCTATTCGAAAGCAGGGACAGCAAATGAAAAAGGGTCAGGGATGGGACTCAAAATCTCAAAAGATTTTGTCGAAAAGAACGGAGGAACAATTTCGGTTGAAAGCGAA
- a CDS encoding DUF4180 domain-containing protein, whose amino-acid sequence MKIEAQTLNNIPLAEVISDSILITNLQDALDLLADLYYQGFDGIMIYEKNFAPTFFDLSSGLAGEILQKFSNYRIKLAIIGDFSAYPSKSLKDFMFESNKLGHVNFVSSLKEAQKKLSGI is encoded by the coding sequence ATGAAGATCGAGGCACAGACTTTAAATAATATTCCTTTGGCAGAGGTTATATCAGATTCAATTCTTATCACAAATCTTCAGGATGCCCTGGACTTGCTTGCTGATCTTTATTATCAAGGTTTCGATGGTATTATGATTTATGAGAAAAATTTTGCTCCTACTTTTTTTGATCTCAGTTCAGGCCTCGCAGGAGAAATATTGCAGAAATTTTCAAACTACAGAATAAAGCTGGCTATTATCGGAGATTTTTCAGCATATCCAAGTAAAAGTCTAAAGGATTTCATGTTTGAAAGTAATAAACTAGGGCATGTCAATTTTGTCTCTTCCCTTAAGGAAGCACAGAAAAAACTATCGGGGATATAA
- a CDS encoding YdeI/OmpD-associated family protein, with amino-acid sequence MEFKDGKPAIYAKTREDWRSWLKQNSQTEKSVWLILYHKKSKFPSVNIIEATEEALCFGWIDSLAKKRDEESYYLTFTPRNPKRSKWSKPNIERAERMIKEGRMTQYGQLMIDIAKESGQWEQ; translated from the coding sequence ATGGAATTTAAAGATGGAAAACCTGCTATTTATGCTAAAACAAGGGAGGACTGGCGAAGCTGGCTAAAGCAGAACAGTCAGACAGAAAAATCTGTCTGGCTTATTCTTTATCATAAAAAAAGCAAATTCCCTTCTGTGAATATTATTGAAGCAACAGAGGAAGCGCTTTGCTTTGGCTGGATCGACAGTCTGGCCAAAAAAAGAGATGAAGAAAGTTATTACCTCACATTTACACCTCGCAATCCCAAAAGGAGCAAATGGAGTAAACCCAATATTGAAAGGGCAGAAAGAATGATTAAAGAAGGCAGGATGACTCAATATGGACAACTGATGATTGACATAGCAAAAGAATCTGGTCAATGGGAGCAATAG
- a CDS encoding VOC family protein, which produces MKNKHVLRGLATISFYAEDHEAAKKWYSVFLGVEPYFNVPGYAEFRLGDYQHELGIIDSKYAPSGASEKPAGAIAYWHVDHLQETLDRLINLGATLYQPITDHSQGAGRFVTASVTDPFGNILGIMTNKHYLEILEKTNR; this is translated from the coding sequence ATGAAAAACAAACATGTACTGAGAGGGTTAGCAACCATAAGCTTTTACGCTGAAGACCATGAAGCTGCAAAGAAATGGTATAGCGTTTTCTTAGGAGTAGAACCATATTTCAATGTTCCTGGATATGCAGAGTTTCGTCTCGGAGACTATCAGCACGAATTGGGTATCATTGACAGTAAATATGCTCCTTCCGGAGCGTCAGAAAAACCAGCTGGAGCCATTGCCTACTGGCATGTTGATCATCTGCAGGAGACCCTTGATAGGCTCATCAACCTTGGAGCAACCCTTTATCAACCAATTACTGACCATAGTCAGGGTGCTGGAAGGTTTGTTACAGCCTCTGTTACTGATCCCTTCGGAAACATTCTTGGCATTATGACTAACAAACATTATCTGGAGATCCTTGAAAAAACAAACAGATAG
- a CDS encoding DUF1801 domain-containing protein codes for MLRDIDNYYLTKEEPNKSCLLALRSIILEQDKDVAETQKYGMPCFIYKKKAFCYLWTDKKTNEPYILMVEGKHLDFPELEVGNRARMKIFRVNPNRNLPIKKIHLILKQALDLYRDGIIKI; via the coding sequence ATGCTACGAGATATTGACAACTACTATTTGACCAAGGAAGAACCTAATAAAAGTTGTTTGCTTGCTTTGAGAAGTATTATCCTCGAACAAGATAAAGACGTTGCAGAAACTCAAAAGTATGGAATGCCTTGCTTCATCTATAAAAAAAAGGCATTCTGTTATCTATGGACAGATAAAAAAACGAATGAACCCTATATTCTGATGGTTGAAGGAAAACACCTTGATTTCCCAGAATTAGAAGTGGGCAACAGAGCAAGGATGAAGATCTTTAGAGTTAATCCGAATAGAAATTTACCTATAAAAAAGATTCATCTTATTCTGAAACAAGCTCTGGATTTGTATAGAGATGGGATAATAAAGATTTAA
- a CDS encoding sulfite exporter TauE/SafE family protein: MEPNSTFLPAEGTDKEKAQDQELNKIETEIEQLENAGANLEVNEQLIDKINEFNAKSPKMRWIVGGTIAFVVAAFLISYNIIASQPDLVQPIALFLESVFNVHLIDFILVGLAAQMVDGALGMAYGATCSSFLLTLGVPPSVASASVHVAEIFTTGASGISHLKFGNVNKKLFKYLLIPGMLGAILGAYLLSDIINGDIIKPFISVYLLILGVIILRKAFRKTQVKKKTKNLGWLAGFGGFMDAVGGGGWGPIVTSTLLSRGRTANYTIGSVNLAEFFIALAGAGTFLIFTGISGWQTIIGLVIGGIIASPFAAFLVSRVKRKPIMITVSLLIIVLSLRTFFNTNYAKLWDNILGLF; the protein is encoded by the coding sequence ATGGAGCCAAATTCGACATTCTTACCTGCGGAAGGTACTGATAAAGAGAAAGCACAAGATCAAGAGCTGAATAAAATTGAAACAGAAATAGAACAGCTAGAGAATGCCGGAGCTAATCTTGAGGTAAACGAACAGCTCATTGACAAGATTAATGAATTTAATGCTAAGAGTCCTAAAATGCGCTGGATTGTTGGTGGTACCATTGCATTTGTAGTTGCAGCATTCCTGATTTCTTATAACATTATAGCTTCTCAGCCGGATTTGGTTCAACCAATCGCACTATTTCTAGAGAGCGTCTTTAACGTACATCTTATCGATTTCATACTTGTAGGTTTAGCAGCTCAAATGGTTGACGGGGCATTAGGTATGGCATATGGAGCAACCTGTAGTTCATTTCTTTTAACTTTAGGAGTTCCTCCTTCAGTAGCCAGTGCAAGTGTACATGTTGCTGAAATTTTTACAACAGGAGCCTCAGGAATTTCGCACCTTAAATTCGGTAACGTCAATAAAAAATTATTTAAATACCTTCTGATACCAGGAATGCTTGGAGCTATTCTGGGAGCTTACCTCCTGTCTGATATCATTAATGGCGATATTATAAAACCATTCATTTCTGTTTATCTTTTAATACTCGGAGTTATTATACTCAGAAAAGCATTCCGTAAAACCCAGGTTAAAAAGAAAACTAAAAACCTTGGATGGCTTGCCGGATTCGGAGGATTTATGGATGCCGTTGGTGGCGGTGGCTGGGGTCCTATAGTTACTTCTACTCTTTTAAGCAGAGGAAGAACAGCAAACTATACAATCGGATCTGTAAACCTTGCCGAATTCTTCATTGCTCTTGCTGGTGCCGGTACATTCCTGATCTTTACCGGAATATCAGGATGGCAAACGATCATAGGACTTGTAATAGGCGGTATCATTGCTTCTCCTTTTGCAGCATTCTTAGTTTCGAGAGTTAAACGTAAGCCAATTATGATTACAGTTTCCTTGTTAATTATAGTGCTAAGTTTAAGGACTTTTTTCAACACTAACTATGCAAAGCTTTGGGATAATATCCTGGGATTGTTTTAA
- a CDS encoding DEAD/DEAH box helicase, which translates to MSFNSLGLSLPLIKGIEKQYQTAYPIQQQAIPVILSGKDVLGIAQTGSGKTASFVLPVLDLLQNKIPSRNRYVKVLALVPTRELAVQVSEVFQQFSSGLPEKLKTLAVYGGVSINPQMMAMSGTDILVATPGRLLELIDNNAVFLSDVRILILDEADKMLNLGFEEEMNRVFKLLPKQRQTILFSATLGEAVNSIKENFLKDPVTIEIKKDEQSVELIKQLAYHVHPDKKGVLLRYLIKSRDMQQVLVFVSSKKRADNVVVKLNKNGIEAAAIHGDKSQGARMDALKKFKTGKLRVLVATDIAARGIDIQFLPFVINYELPRSPIDYVHRIGRTGRAESPGEAITLLYEEDHHHFGIIQKKMKKQVPIIDTNELDLKGY; encoded by the coding sequence ATGTCTTTCAACTCTCTCGGTTTGTCTCTGCCTTTGATAAAAGGCATTGAAAAACAGTATCAAACAGCTTACCCGATTCAGCAACAAGCTATCCCTGTAATTCTCAGTGGAAAGGATGTTTTAGGAATAGCACAGACAGGCTCAGGCAAAACTGCAAGTTTTGTATTGCCGGTTTTAGACCTTTTACAAAATAAAATTCCTTCAAGAAACAGGTATGTTAAAGTCCTGGCACTGGTGCCAACGAGAGAACTCGCTGTGCAGGTCTCAGAAGTTTTTCAGCAATTCAGTTCAGGTCTTCCTGAGAAATTAAAGACCCTTGCTGTTTATGGCGGAGTCTCCATCAATCCTCAGATGATGGCTATGAGCGGAACGGATATTCTGGTTGCAACGCCTGGTCGTTTGCTTGAACTCATTGATAATAATGCAGTATTTCTATCAGATGTCAGAATATTGATTCTTGATGAGGCAGATAAAATGCTGAATCTGGGTTTTGAAGAAGAAATGAATAGAGTATTTAAACTTCTACCAAAGCAGCGCCAGACAATACTTTTCTCAGCAACCCTTGGAGAAGCTGTTAATTCTATCAAAGAAAATTTCCTTAAAGATCCTGTTACCATAGAGATTAAAAAAGATGAACAATCAGTTGAGCTGATAAAACAATTGGCCTACCACGTTCATCCGGACAAGAAAGGAGTGTTATTAAGATATCTTATCAAAAGCCGTGATATGCAACAGGTATTGGTATTTGTTTCTTCCAAAAAGCGGGCTGATAATGTCGTCGTTAAGCTAAATAAAAATGGGATTGAGGCAGCAGCTATTCATGGAGATAAGAGCCAGGGAGCACGTATGGATGCATTGAAGAAGTTTAAGACAGGAAAACTAAGAGTGCTCGTAGCTACAGATATTGCTGCCAGGGGTATTGATATTCAGTTTCTTCCTTTTGTTATCAATTATGAACTGCCGAGATCGCCGATAGACTATGTTCATAGAATAGGGAGGACGGGAAGAGCAGAATCTCCGGGTGAAGCCATTACTTTATTATATGAAGAAGATCATCATCATTTTGGCATCATTCAAAAGAAGATGAAAAAGCAGGTTCCTATAATTGATACCAATGAACTGGACCTTAAAGGTTATTGA
- a CDS encoding CvfB family protein, which yields MFEIGKFNKLRALRLTPPGMFLGKDGEEEVVLLPHRYIPSTLVVDDEIEVFIYLDSEDRVIATTQIPKVQLNQFACLEVKDVNSVGAFLDWGLEKDLMVPFSEQKKNMKRGESYLVYLFLDKESNRLVATSKIEPFLEKEIIELNEEDEVDLLIGESSEVGVNVIINNRYKGLIYHNEIFKNIYPGDKTKGYIKTIREDNKIDVSLQQQGVKNIDPTAEFILQKLKANDGYLDLNDDSDAGEIMVRLQMSKKSFKKAVGLLYKKRLIVLEQDGIRLAK from the coding sequence ATGTTTGAGATAGGAAAATTTAACAAATTAAGAGCTTTAAGGCTGACACCTCCAGGAATGTTTTTGGGTAAAGACGGTGAAGAAGAGGTTGTATTATTACCTCACAGGTACATTCCGTCTACCCTTGTTGTGGATGATGAAATAGAGGTATTTATATATCTGGATTCTGAAGACAGAGTTATTGCCACTACCCAGATTCCTAAAGTGCAATTGAATCAGTTTGCATGCCTGGAGGTAAAAGATGTAAACAGCGTAGGTGCCTTTCTGGATTGGGGGCTGGAAAAAGATCTGATGGTTCCTTTCAGCGAACAGAAAAAGAATATGAAAAGAGGCGAAAGCTACCTTGTCTATTTATTTCTTGATAAAGAGAGTAACAGACTTGTCGCAACCAGTAAGATTGAGCCTTTCCTTGAAAAAGAAATCATAGAGCTTAATGAAGAAGATGAAGTAGACCTGCTCATCGGGGAATCTTCTGAAGTTGGTGTAAATGTGATTATTAACAATCGATATAAAGGATTGATATATCATAATGAAATATTTAAAAACATATACCCCGGAGATAAAACAAAAGGCTATATCAAAACAATCAGAGAAGATAATAAAATTGATGTAAGCCTTCAGCAACAAGGAGTTAAGAATATAGATCCAACTGCTGAATTCATTCTGCAAAAACTTAAAGCCAATGATGGATATCTTGACCTTAATGATGACAGTGATGCCGGTGAAATAATGGTCAGATTGCAGATGAGCAAGAAGTCTTTTAAAAAAGCTGTAGGACTTTTATATAAGAAAAGGCTTATTGTACTGGAACAAGATGGAATTAGACTGGCTAAATAA
- a CDS encoding response regulator has product MDQIFVIDDDSISNFLVEKLLVKLNFCKEVKIFTNGLEAYRHLLVSEKLPSLIFLDIDMPVMDGYEFINQLKKSGLDKKIPVLVFTNFNREEEKLRLLGDFKVVQKPLTLEKMQMLFPATAF; this is encoded by the coding sequence ATGGATCAGATATTTGTAATTGATGATGATTCCATAAGTAACTTTCTTGTAGAGAAGCTGCTTGTAAAATTAAATTTCTGTAAAGAAGTAAAAATCTTTACCAATGGCCTTGAAGCATATAGACATCTTCTTGTATCAGAAAAGCTTCCTTCACTAATTTTTCTTGATATTGATATGCCGGTGATGGATGGATATGAATTTATAAATCAATTAAAAAAATCGGGACTGGATAAAAAAATACCGGTTCTAGTATTTACTAATTTTAACAGAGAAGAAGAAAAGCTGCGTCTTCTAGGTGATTTCAAAGTAGTTCAGAAACCTTTAACTCTTGAAAAAATGCAGATGCTTTTTCCAGCAACTGCATTTTAA
- a CDS encoding threonine ammonia-lyase, which produces MKTLESRISQERINKASTVIDPVFLNSPQYLSESLSEVLGTNIYLKVEIQNPVGSFKGRGAELLVSNLKDETELICASAGNFGQAMAYSCQKKGIDLTVFASFNANTVKVNLMRKLGANVILFGDDFEGAKEGSRYFAKRSGVRVVEDSLDIETVEGAGTIGVELAALPEKLDYLLVALGNGGLYNGVASVFRKLSPQTKMVAIQAEEASAMIDSWKKGEVVVHHRKLNTVADAIAVRVPIPQALQDMNGLIDEGFLVKEKSIIEAVKLIYKHTGLKVEPSSAVGIAAVMEYNNKFKNKNVGIILCGGNLTEEQEKEWFG; this is translated from the coding sequence ATGAAAACCCTGGAAAGCAGAATATCTCAGGAAAGAATTAATAAAGCATCAACAGTCATTGATCCGGTATTCCTGAATTCTCCTCAATATTTGAGTGAATCATTATCTGAAGTTCTTGGAACTAATATTTATTTAAAAGTTGAAATTCAGAATCCTGTCGGTTCCTTCAAAGGAAGAGGTGCTGAATTACTGGTATCAAATCTGAAAGACGAGACTGAGCTAATTTGTGCAAGTGCCGGAAACTTTGGTCAGGCAATGGCTTATTCCTGTCAGAAGAAAGGCATAGATCTTACTGTATTCGCAAGTTTTAATGCCAATACCGTTAAAGTGAACCTTATGAGAAAGCTGGGAGCCAATGTGATTTTATTTGGTGATGATTTTGAAGGAGCTAAGGAAGGTTCAAGATATTTTGCTAAAAGATCTGGTGTAAGAGTTGTTGAAGACAGCCTTGATATTGAGACTGTTGAAGGTGCAGGAACTATTGGTGTGGAGCTTGCTGCATTGCCGGAAAAATTAGATTACCTGTTAGTTGCATTGGGTAATGGAGGCTTATATAATGGAGTTGCCAGTGTTTTTAGAAAACTTAGCCCACAAACTAAGATGGTGGCCATTCAGGCTGAAGAAGCATCTGCAATGATTGACTCATGGAAAAAAGGGGAGGTAGTTGTTCACCATAGAAAATTAAATACCGTGGCTGATGCCATTGCTGTACGTGTACCAATTCCTCAGGCGCTTCAGGACATGAATGGATTAATTGATGAAGGCTTTTTAGTTAAGGAAAAGAGTATCATAGAAGCAGTTAAATTGATCTACAAACATACGGGCCTGAAAGTGGAGCCATCCTCTGCTGTAGGTATTGCTGCCGTGATGGAATACAATAACAAATTTAAGAACAAGAATGTAGGCATAATCCTTTGCGGAGGCAATCTGACTGAAGAGCAGGAGAAGGAGTGGTTTGGGTAA
- a CDS encoding RNA ligase family protein, producing the protein MSLSNKYGRTYHYPFSPGTTSDDRISHHYWNDMSAIKQVIHTEKLDGENSCLNKYGVFARSHAAPTVHPWARHLQQKWELIKSDLGDLEIFGENLYAVHSIKYVNLPEHFYVFGVREHDQWLSWEETKFYAAMLDFSTVPEIKTVNPSSEEEFRKDVLSIVSQQSVFGSEDVHTKSACTMEGLVTRNTEGYRVGAFKNNVFKYVRKGHVKTDEHWTRNWKRAPLLREKGDRYVEDL; encoded by the coding sequence ATGAGCCTTTCGAATAAATACGGAAGGACATATCATTATCCCTTTTCTCCTGGTACCACCAGCGACGACAGGATAAGCCATCATTATTGGAATGATATGTCCGCTATAAAGCAGGTGATCCATACAGAAAAACTGGATGGTGAAAACTCCTGCCTGAATAAATATGGTGTTTTTGCTAGATCACATGCGGCACCTACTGTCCATCCATGGGCAAGGCACCTGCAACAAAAATGGGAGTTGATCAAAAGTGATCTCGGTGATCTGGAGATTTTCGGTGAAAATCTTTATGCTGTTCATTCCATTAAATATGTAAATCTGCCAGAACACTTCTATGTATTTGGTGTCAGAGAGCATGATCAATGGCTTTCGTGGGAAGAGACTAAGTTCTATGCAGCAATGCTTGATTTTAGTACTGTACCTGAAATAAAGACAGTAAACCCTTCCAGCGAAGAGGAGTTTAGAAAAGATGTTCTTTCCATTGTATCTCAGCAAAGTGTATTTGGTTCTGAAGATGTTCATACCAAATCGGCATGTACAATGGAAGGCTTGGTAACGCGCAACACAGAAGGTTATCGTGTTGGCGCTTTTAAAAACAATGTATTCAAATATGTAAGAAAAGGTCACGTCAAGACAGACGAACACTGGACGAGAAACTGGAAACGTGCGCCTTTATTAAGAGAGAAAGGAGACAGATATGTGGAAGATCTATAG
- a CDS encoding AAA family ATPase: MWKIYSTYDWEKLKSTFEWIRDMQGVPQDPIFHGEGDVEVHTRMVTEALIGLDEFKMLNEQDQHILFASALLHDVEKRSTTVIEDDGRITSKGHAKKGELTARNILYTEVETPFFIREAIAKLVRHHGLPLWVFEKEDPVKAAISASLEVSTMHLSLLAQADILGRVCPDKDELLYKIELFSELCREHDCFGKAKQFRDNISKFFYLQRKESGVDFVPFNDTKFEVIMMAGIPGAGKDTYVKKHFPDLPVVSLDDIRRRLKIDPTDSKGNGTVIQEAKEAAKVYMRARKSFVWNATNITRSMREQLIDLFTSYGGRVKIIYVEVPYKVLLKQNENREYAVPLNVIQKMIQKLEVPSAVEAQEVLYEAGF; encoded by the coding sequence ATGTGGAAGATCTATAGTACATATGATTGGGAAAAATTAAAATCTACATTTGAATGGATCAGGGACATGCAAGGTGTCCCCCAAGATCCCATATTTCATGGAGAAGGTGATGTTGAAGTCCATACGAGAATGGTCACTGAAGCTTTAATCGGCCTTGATGAATTCAAAATGTTAAATGAACAGGATCAGCATATTCTTTTTGCTTCAGCATTGTTGCATGATGTAGAAAAAAGATCTACAACAGTTATAGAAGACGATGGCAGAATTACTTCAAAAGGGCATGCTAAAAAAGGAGAACTTACTGCCAGAAACATTTTGTATACAGAAGTTGAAACTCCATTTTTTATAAGAGAAGCAATAGCAAAACTTGTAAGACATCATGGTTTGCCACTCTGGGTGTTTGAAAAGGAAGATCCGGTAAAAGCAGCCATCAGTGCCAGTCTTGAGGTGAGTACAATGCACTTGTCTCTCCTGGCTCAGGCGGATATACTTGGAAGAGTATGTCCTGACAAAGATGAATTGCTTTACAAAATTGAGCTGTTCAGTGAGCTATGCAGGGAACATGATTGCTTTGGCAAAGCAAAGCAGTTTCGTGATAATATCTCAAAGTTTTTCTATCTACAGAGAAAGGAAAGTGGAGTTGACTTTGTTCCTTTTAATGATACAAAATTTGAAGTGATCATGATGGCAGGAATTCCTGGTGCTGGCAAGGATACTTATGTGAAAAAGCATTTTCCTGATCTGCCGGTGGTTTCGCTTGACGATATCAGACGAAGGCTTAAGATTGATCCGACAGACTCTAAAGGAAACGGAACAGTCATTCAGGAAGCAAAGGAAGCTGCGAAAGTATACATGCGTGCCAGGAAGTCTTTTGTATGGAATGCCACCAATATCACTCGTTCAATGAGAGAGCAGCTGATAGATCTTTTTACTTCTTATGGAGGAAGGGTAAAGATTATTTATGTAGAAGTTCCATATAAAGTCCTTCTGAAACAAAATGAGAACAGAGAATATGCTGTTCCTTTAAATGTAATTCAGAAAATGATACAGAAGCTGGAGGTGCCATCGGCAGTGGAGGCGCAAGAGGTTTTGTATGAAGCTGGTTTTTGA